In a genomic window of Melitaea cinxia chromosome 2, ilMelCinx1.1, whole genome shotgun sequence:
- the LOC123663878 gene encoding bromodomain-containing protein DDB_G0270170-like: MNDGDWICSDSNCGNINFARRNSCYRCNKERPNAGKPSKKKLGTEIGKSAAEKSRGLFNADDWQCNKCANVNWARRQTCNVCNAPKFGEVEARTGYGGGYNERGVVEYRRRESSSDDEYDEFGRKKRKRKSVSQEKVGITEGPVNKKLPPTMLQKEINMDHVMPVPVLNMSLPTTIYNPVKANGSLSDGSVCDLPPLNKIALKGTHFQNQPFYQRDLIIPPYKTNGIQRKRFKSVGDKDQTGSSGYDTSSKKSRNESSVSPAMKSYNPVMENRVTSTNNDVVYKFTGSNPAEDFEVTYTVEERVRAAAFAIVYNNCKISTERFESLYDKPAPDFKTIFSWRQRLLTTGCLVDSHLEVHKKDLERPFNNQTNTAGNINRKKVSQKLPNPDEIPIVSDSDEENSSKNPDVNNQVSFSLRQKSLSADTLIIGGIADSETRVTGGSVSTVDERMSQGRSHSASTHHRTRSSSCDSQDSNYPESDVEQMETQNLNTKKNNSVKSNSTRQSVCDSDSESISYNSDEVDFRSRVFGDSRKFKCKANKRPTTSNESNLYTATENQPFQGYSTLKLLEQSPLVTGNIYSMSNFKSMSVNHRNRDSHIVENDGYSSEYVPTKVGVKVKNNYQDFKNNVKKRGFWAKGNGSTFSNVPTIPVTAPAEPKDDGVKKSLTNNYYAFTQYETQLPGLENRLEDFTKDEIDNCMTTDQYMPFDKPLELEKNEMKATESSSRVFEIAQSSSAVKNRSIMDIFGNNDESQESSNKSNDLDNFDSVKKTYNTEWDADDDALYKNSDSVDILPENSCDVRKRTPSPPSIGAIRAQSPVTNTLYGTSLDTQKDTKTTSIDINVITEKRDMLLGLLKDLQGNEQTNNDMSCTSTPTIPKSSHLNENLNHIATTNFVMPQPEAIPKDICNQINFIAESNNDIPLPPSVPEIKSKVVSPSKRVHVLESITIKPDNRKNIPCVVDKPDKMEFDKDRPFNAQSTKQTAEIVSPQNTVNQDVNKTQTTSNPLQLDLSNILSNINTNTLLLALQNLQQFSQQPSNPVHNDNSGNGHDNGNNDNETLETINLTNDEDWEKESNQDESIERELEKLDGNTGDTPFLSDIFDPGPVVMPPSGTKKLNINLKNTSDNKTNQTPHLNENAPVIGNFKSFALPKPIMLNRLKLTVKQPDKNVKTGDGKRIKRKRKTKASASQDEEAGEEEDEEESGDDADLSKYDLWGSDGEQGNSSKMGDDNKQRDDYKDDTSNTVDKNGRLETKSKKRSRSSSSSSSTSSSSSSSHSSTQTPKNKFDDFNLNSERESQHGSPKARKSRSRSRSPRSRSTGTPSRRKSRDSRSAGETRSHDTSREKERSRERDRRDRSRGSRERKERRYSREGSSNHYGAKGRHR; this comes from the exons ATGAACGACGGCGATTGGATATGTAGCGACTCGAATTGTGGTAATATTAACTTTGCGCGACGAAATTCTTGTTATCGCTGCAATAAAGAGAGGCCTAATGCAGGAAAACCTTCTAAAAAGAAGCTCGGAACTGAGATCGGCAAGTCAGCAGCGGAGAAATCCCGCGGACTTTTTAATGCCGACGACTGGCAGTGCAATAAATGCGCTAATGTCAACTGGGCCCGGCGTCAGACTTGCAATGTTTGCAATGCGCCAAAATTTGGTGAG gTGGAGGCCCGCACTGGCTATGGAGGAGGTTACAATGAGCGAGGTGTTGTCGAATATCGTAGAAGAGAATCATCTTCAGATGATGAATATGATGAGTTTGGAAGAAAAAAACGAAAACGGAAATCGGTATCACAAGAAaag GTTGGCATCACTGAAGGACCTGTAAACAAAAAGTTGCCACCAACTATGCTGCAGAAGGAAATAAATATGGACCATGTAATGCCAGTACCAGTTTTGAATATGTCATTACCGACCACCATATATAATCCTGTAAAAGCTAACGGCAGTCTTAGTGATGGTTCAGTATGTGACCTTCCTCCGCTCAACAAAATAGCATTGAAAGGAACTCATTTTCAAAATCAACCTTTTTATCAACGAGATTTAATCATTCCACCCTATAAGACTAATGGTATTCAACGTAAACGCTTTAAAAGTGTTGGTGATAAAGACCAAACGGGTTCATCTGGCTATGATACTAGTTCGAAGAAAAGTAGAAATGAAAGTAGTGTTTCACCAGCAATGAAATCTTATAATCCAGTCATGGAAAATAGGGTTACATCAACTAATAATGATGTTGTGTATAAATTTACTGGGTCAAATCCAGCTGAGGATTTTGAAGTGACTTATACTGTTGAAGAAAGAGTTAGGGCAGCGGCTTTTGCTATAGTATATAACAATTGCAAAATCAGTACAGAAAGATTTGAATCGTTGTATGATAAACCAGCTCCTGATTTCAAGACAATTTTTTCTTGGAGGCAAAGACTTTTAACTACTGGATGTTTGGTTGATTCACATTTAGAGGTACACAAAAAGGATTTGGAAAGGCCTTTTAACAATCAAACTAATACTGCTGGAAATATCAATAGAAAAAAGGTTTCTCAAAAGCTCCCAAATCCAGATGAAATTCCTATTGTATCTGATAGTGATGAAGAAAATTCTTCTAAGAATCCTGATGTAAATAATCAAGTTTCTTTTAGCTTAAGGCAAAAGAGTTTAAGTGCAGATACCTTAATTATCGGAGGTATAGCAGATAGTGAGACCAGGGTCACTGGTGGTTCTGTTAGCACTGTGGACGAGAGAATGTCACAAGGTAGAAGTCACTCTGCCTCAACACATCATAGAACTAGATCTAGCTCTTGTGACAGTCAAGATTCTAACTATCCTGAATCAGATGTGGAACAAATGGAAACACAAAActtaaatacaaagaaaaataattctgTAAAATCAAACAGTACAAGGCAGTCGGTTTGTGATTCCGACTCTGAATCAATTTCATATAATAGTGATGAAGTAGACTTTCGATCTCGTGTTTTTGGTGATAGTAGAAAGTTTAAATGTAAGGCAAACAAACGTCCTACTACTTCTAACGAAAGTAACTTGTATACAGCAACAGAAAATCAACCATTCCAAGGCTATAGCACACTAAAATTATTAGAACAATCTCCATTAGTTACTGGAAATATTTATTCCATgtctaattttaaaagtatgagTGTAAATCATAGAAACAGAGATTCACATATAGTTGAAAATGATGGTTACTCCAGTGAATATGTACCTACAAAAGTAGgggtaaaagttaaaaataattatcaagattttaaaaataatgtaaagaaAAGAGGATTCTGGGCAAAAGGAAATGGaagtactttttcaaatgtACCTACTATACCTGTTACTGCACCTGCTGAGCCTAAAGATGATGGTGTTAAAAAATCTCTAACGAATAATTACTATGCTTTCACCCAATATGAAACACAACTTCCAGGCTTGGAAAATCGACTTGAAGATTTTACGAAAGATGAAATTGATAATTGTATGACAACAGATCAGTATATGCCATTTGATAAACCACTGGAActtgaaaaaaatgaaatgaaagcaACTGAGAGTTCCTCTCGTGTCTTTGAAATAGCACAATCGAGTTCTGCTGTAAAAAATAGAAGTATAATGGACATTTTTGGAAACAATGACGAGAGTCAAGAGAGTTCTAATAAGAGTAATGATTTGGATAATTTCGATAGtgtaaaaaaaacgtataacaCTGAATGGGATGCGGATGATGACGCTCTCTATAAAAACTCTGACTCAGTTGATATTCTGCCTGAAAACTCATGTGATGTGCGTAAGCGTACTCCATCACCACCGAGTATTGGTGCAATAAGAGCGCAGAGTCCAGTGACCAACACGTTATATGGAACTAGTTTAGATACTCAAAAAGACACCAAAACAACTTCGATTGACATAAATGTTATAACAGAAAAACGTGATATGTTATTAGGTTTACTTAAAGATTTGCAAGGAAATGAACAAACTAACAATGATATGTCATGCACATCTACACCTACAATACCAAAAAGTAgccatttaaatgaaaatttaaatcatattgCTACCACTAATTTTGTAATGCCACAACCAGAAGCGATTCCTAAAGATATTTGTaaccaaataaattttatagcaGAAAGCAATAATGACATTCCCTTACCCCCCTCAGTACCTGAAATTAAATCTAAGGTAGTAAGTCCTTCTAAAAGAGTACATGTTTTAgaatcaataacaataaaaccaGACAATCGCAAAAATATACCTTGTGTTGTAGATAAACCTGATAAGATGGAATTTGATAAAGATCGACCTTTTAATGCACAGTCAACTAAACAGACAGCAGAAATTGTTTCACCACAAAACACTGTAAATCAGGATGTTAATAAAACCCAAACAACATCAAACCCATTGCAGCTTGACCTTTCAAACATATTATccaatataaacacaaatacacTTCTCCTGGCTCTTCAAAACTTACAACAGTTTTCACAACAGCCAAGTAATCCTGTGCATAATGATAATTCAGGTAATGGCCATGATAACGGAAACAATGATAACGAAACATTggaaacaattaatttaacaaatgaCGAAGATTGGGAGAAAGAGTCAAATCAGGATGAGAGTATAGAAAGAGAGTTAGAAAAGTTAGATGGAAACACTGGGGATACACCTTTTTTAAGTGATATTTTTGACCCAGGTCCAGTCGTAATGCCTCCGAGTGgtaccaaaaaattaaatattaatctcAAAAATACAagtgataataaaacaaatcaaactCCACATTTGAACGAAAACGCTCCTGTGATAGGAAATTTCAAAAGTTTTGCACTTCCAAAACCAATCATGTTAAATAGACTGAAATTGACGGTTAAACAACCAGACAAGAATGTTAAGACTGGCGATGGAAAAAGAATCAAACGGAAAAGAAAG ACTAAAGCATCTGCTTCTCAAGATGAAGAAGCCGGTGAGgaagaagatgaagaagaaTCAGGTGATGACGCTGACCTCTCTAAGTATGATCTATGGGGCAGCGATGGGGAACAGGGCAACTCTTCCAAAATGG GTGATGACAATAAACAAAGAGATGACTACAAAGATGATACCTCAAATACTGTAGATAAAAATGGAAGGTTAGAAACTAAAAGCAAAAAAAG ATCTAGAagctcatcttcatcatcaAGTACTTCGTCTAGTTCAAGTTCAAGTCACAGTTCTACCCAAACGCCCAAAAATAA ATTCGATGACTTCAACCTAAACAGCGAGCGCGAGTCTCAGCACGGTTCGCCTAAAGCTCGCAAGTCGCGGTCGCGGTCCCGTTCACCGCGATCGCGCTCTACGGGCACGCCTTCTCGGAGAAAGTCACGCGACAGCCGGTCTGCGGGGGAAACCAG GAGTCACGACACGTCCCGGGAAAAGGAAAGATCCCGAGAACGGGATAGACGCGATAGGTCCCGCGGTTCCCGCGAAAGGAAGGAACGTAGATACAGCCGGGAGGGTTCAAGCAATCACTACGGTGCCAAAGGAAGACACCGCTAA